From one Dermacentor andersoni chromosome 1, qqDerAnde1_hic_scaffold, whole genome shotgun sequence genomic stretch:
- the LOC126546248 gene encoding uncharacterized protein, producing MNTLIVFAALIAAASAGFAGYGYGGYGHGYGYGHGHGHHAVAVPVKTVSYVKKPVVSVGYVTKPVVTYVKQPVATVSHTVQPVVSVSHALVSAGGYGGYGGYGAGYGGLAVAGYGGYGHGGYGGLGYGHGALLKGGYGYH from the coding sequence ATCGTTTTCGCCGCCCTCATCGCCGCCGCCAGCGCTGGCTTTGCCGGATACGGCTATGGCGGATACGGCCACGGCTACGGCTACGGCCACGGCCACGGCCACCACGCTGTCGCCGTTCCCGTCAAGACCGTCTCCTACGTGAAAAAGCCCGTCGTTAGCGTCGGCTACGTCACCAAGCCCGTCGTGACCTACGTCAAGCAGCCCGTTGCCACCGTCTCCCACACCGTCCAGCCCGTCGTGTCGGTCAGCCACGCCCTCGTCTCCGCCGGCGGATACGGAGGATACGGAGGATACGGTGCTGGCTACGGCGGTCTTGCCGTCGCCGGCTATGGCGGCTACGGCCATGGTGGATATGGCGGTCTCGGTTACGGCCACGGTGCTCTCCTCAAGGGAGGCTACGGATACCACTAA